A single window of Porphyrobacter sp. YT40 DNA harbors:
- a CDS encoding ABC transporter substrate-binding protein, which produces MTRLSLSLACWGYDRTEALQTGAVRPDGIDLNFQVLDVEETFFRMLRNREFDVAELSMSSYCVTLGRENPGFIAIPVFPSRFFRHSCIFVSAKSGIEKPEDLVGKRIGVPEYQMTAPVWIRGILQDEYGIDPASVTYVTGGEEEPGREEKLKLNLPDKFKVEPIGPTQTLKRMLADGEIDALHTARAPSTFYSEPGKVRRLFPNFVDVEKAYFAKTGIFPIMHVVAIRRDVYEKNRWIAQALYKAFVEAQRLSYEQLLVSASLKTMLPWQIAAVEDTIATMGREWWPYGIEKNRHVIETFTRYHHEQGLSPRQLTIEEMFAPETFAEFRI; this is translated from the coding sequence ATGACCAGACTGAGCCTTTCCCTCGCCTGTTGGGGCTATGACCGCACCGAAGCCCTCCAGACGGGCGCGGTCCGGCCCGACGGCATCGACCTCAACTTTCAGGTTCTGGATGTCGAGGAAACCTTCTTCCGCATGCTGCGCAATCGAGAATTCGATGTCGCTGAACTGTCGATGTCGTCCTATTGCGTGACCCTGGGCCGCGAGAATCCTGGCTTCATCGCCATTCCCGTCTTTCCTTCGCGCTTCTTCCGCCACTCCTGCATTTTCGTCTCCGCCAAAAGCGGCATCGAAAAGCCCGAGGATCTCGTCGGCAAGCGGATCGGCGTGCCTGAATATCAGATGACGGCTCCGGTCTGGATCCGCGGCATCCTGCAGGACGAGTATGGCATTGATCCTGCGTCGGTCACCTACGTCACGGGTGGTGAAGAGGAGCCGGGGCGCGAGGAGAAGCTGAAGCTCAATCTACCCGACAAGTTCAAGGTCGAGCCGATCGGACCCACCCAGACCTTGAAGCGCATGCTGGCGGATGGAGAGATCGATGCGCTGCATACTGCGCGGGCGCCGTCGACCTTCTATTCGGAGCCGGGCAAGGTTCGGCGCCTCTTCCCCAATTTTGTGGACGTTGAAAAAGCCTATTTCGCGAAGACAGGAATCTTCCCGATCATGCATGTCGTGGCCATCCGGCGAGACGTGTATGAGAAGAATCGATGGATTGCTCAGGCGCTTTACAAGGCATTCGTAGAAGCCCAGCGGTTGAGCTATGAACAATTGTTGGTGTCGGCATCGCTGAAAACGATGTTGCCATGGCAGATCGCCGCAGTGGAGGACACTATTGCTACGATGGGCAGGGAATGGTGGCCCTATGGCATCGAAAAGAACCGCCACGTCATCGAGACATTCACGCGTTACCATCACGAGCAGGGCCTGTCGCCCCGCCAGCTCACCATAGAAGAGATGTTCGCGCCCGAGACTTTCGCCGAGTTCCGCATCTAA
- a CDS encoding IS3 family transposase (programmed frameshift) yields the protein MKGSRFSEEQIIAVLKEQEAGMPTVDVCRRHGISSATFYKWKSRYGGLEVSDARRLRQLEQENERLKKLLADSMLDNAMLKEIKRKKILAPGARRQAVAHLQEVFEVSQRRACAVLGADRTMVRYISRRPDDATARERIRELASQRRRFGYRRLHWLLCREGWTMNHKKFRRLYRDERLQVRRRGGRKRALGTRAPMTIPQGVNQRWSLDFVSDAFACGRRFRIFAVVDDYSRECVRLIADTSISGARVGRELDAAVFERMARPHTIVSDNGTELTSMAILRWSKERNVEWHYIAPGKPYQNGFIESFNARLRDEFLNETIFTSLAHARQELEAWRHDYNHFRPHSSLGNRTPAEMATGSIGKPYWGHAPNTVVAITPSDGHQKGPRLYS from the exons ATGAAGGGGAGCAGGTTCAGCGAGGAGCAGATCATCGCTGTTTTGAAGGAGCAGGAAGCGGGGATGCCGACGGTGGACGTGTGCCGCCGTCACGGGATCAGCTCGGCGACGTTCTACAAGTGGAAGTCGAGGTATGGCGGGCTTGAGGTGTCCGATGCCCGACGTTTGCGCCAGCTGGAGCAGGAGAACGAACGGCTGAAGAAGCTGCTGGCGGATTCGATGCTCGACAACGCCATGCTCAAGGAGATCA AGCGCAAAAAAATTCTAGCGCCCGGTGCCAGGCGGCAGGCGGTGGCTCATCTCCAGGAGGTCTTCGAGGTGAGCCAACGCCGGGCCTGCGCGGTGCTGGGCGCTGACCGGACCATGGTGCGCTACATCAGTCGGCGGCCTGACGATGCCACGGCGCGCGAGCGTATTCGCGAGCTGGCCAGCCAGCGACGCCGGTTCGGCTATCGGCGACTGCACTGGCTGCTGTGCCGGGAAGGATGGACCATGAACCACAAGAAGTTCCGGCGGCTGTATCGAGATGAACGGCTGCAGGTGCGCCGTCGTGGTGGTCGCAAGCGGGCCTTGGGCACACGGGCGCCGATGACGATCCCTCAGGGAGTGAACCAGCGCTGGAGCCTCGACTTCGTGTCCGATGCCTTCGCCTGCGGGCGCAGGTTCCGGATCTTCGCTGTGGTCGATGACTACAGCCGCGAGTGCGTGCGTCTGATCGCCGATACGTCGATCTCCGGCGCGCGGGTCGGGCGTGAGCTCGATGCAGCCGTGTTCGAGCGCATGGCAAGGCCCCATACGATCGTCAGCGACAACGGGACCGAACTGACCAGCATGGCGATCCTGCGCTGGTCGAAGGAGCGCAATGTCGAGTGGCACTACATCGCGCCGGGCAAGCCTTATCAGAACGGGTTCATCGAGAGCTTCAATGCCCGGCTCAGGGACGAGTTCTTGAACGAGACGATCTTCACCAGCCTTGCTCATGCCCGCCAGGAGCTGGAGGCCTGGCGGCACGACTACAACCACTTCCGGCCGCACTCGAGCCTCGGGAACCGAACCCCGGCCGAGATGGCGACGGGATCAATCGGCAAACCGTATTGGGGGCATGCCCCCAATACGGTTGTTGCCATCACGCCCAGCGACGGGCATCAAAAAGGCCCAAGGCTCTACTCGTAG
- a CDS encoding MarR family winged helix-turn-helix transcriptional regulator, giving the protein MSKHAPKLDPELSLGYQVRRCHRRFDRLLSAYLAKHELKTGFWYYLRVLWLRDGVTQKYLSDMTNVTENTTVAMINAMLRQGLVQRAKDKDDRRKLRITLTDHGRALEKELMQYAIDINKVAVAGIEPREVEICRSVLERISANLAAEFDRLPAKPADEG; this is encoded by the coding sequence ATGTCGAAGCACGCCCCCAAACTCGATCCGGAACTGAGTTTGGGCTATCAGGTTCGGCGCTGCCACCGACGGTTCGATCGGCTCTTGAGTGCCTATTTGGCCAAGCACGAACTCAAAACCGGTTTCTGGTACTATCTTCGTGTCCTATGGCTCAGGGACGGGGTGACCCAAAAATATCTGAGCGACATGACTAACGTCACCGAAAATACGACGGTCGCCATGATAAACGCCATGCTTCGGCAAGGGCTGGTGCAACGCGCCAAGGACAAGGATGATCGTCGAAAATTGCGGATTACTCTTACAGATCATGGCCGTGCGCTCGAAAAGGAGCTGATGCAATACGCGATCGACATCAACAAGGTCGCTGTTGCTGGCATCGAGCCGCGCGAAGTTGAAATCTGTCGATCGGTCCTCGAGCGCATATCAGCCAATCTCGCTGCCGAATTTGATAGGCTGCCTGCGAAGCCTGCTGACGAAGGATGA
- the moaA gene encoding GTP 3',8-cyclase MoaA produces the protein MAEREGLTATPTPDRGKPWRSLTDRFGRTITYVRLSVTDRCDLRCRYCMAERMEFLPRQDLLTLEELAELADALIARGVRRIRLTGGEPLVRRGIVGLVEAIGQHIGNGLDELTMTTNATQLATVARDLHRYGIRRLNISLDSLDHERFRAITRRGDLDQVLAGIAAAQDAGLAVKINMVALKALNEDEIGTMVGWCGERGFDLSLIETMPLGAVEEDRTNHYLPLDLVKRRLAREYVLIPSLHRTGGPARYYDVAETSRRIGFITPLTDNFCAGCNRIRISATGTIFGCLGRDQRIELRDAMRVGGRDAIDAALDAVMTAKPLRHEFDIARSQPAVERHMNVTGG, from the coding sequence ATGGCTGAACGGGAAGGCCTCACGGCCACTCCAACTCCCGATAGAGGGAAGCCTTGGCGCAGCCTGACCGACCGTTTCGGCCGAACGATCACTTATGTCCGCCTGTCCGTCACCGATCGGTGCGACCTGCGCTGCCGTTATTGCATGGCCGAGCGCATGGAGTTCCTGCCGCGCCAGGACCTCCTCACCCTGGAGGAACTGGCGGAACTGGCCGATGCCCTGATCGCGCGAGGTGTGCGACGCATCCGCCTGACCGGTGGCGAGCCTCTGGTCCGTCGCGGCATCGTCGGGTTGGTGGAGGCGATCGGCCAACACATCGGCAACGGCCTTGATGAGCTGACGATGACAACCAACGCTACCCAGCTCGCCACAGTCGCGCGCGACCTCCATCGATATGGCATTCGCAGACTCAACATCAGCCTCGACAGCCTCGACCACGAGCGCTTCCGGGCGATCACCCGGCGCGGCGACCTGGACCAGGTGTTGGCCGGGATCGCCGCCGCGCAAGACGCGGGCCTCGCCGTGAAGATCAACATGGTTGCGCTCAAGGCGCTCAACGAAGATGAAATCGGAACAATGGTTGGCTGGTGCGGCGAACGGGGATTCGATCTCTCGCTGATCGAGACGATGCCGTTGGGTGCGGTGGAAGAAGACCGGACCAATCATTATCTGCCCCTCGACCTCGTGAAACGTCGGCTGGCGCGCGAATATGTCCTGATTCCGTCGCTCCACCGAACCGGCGGACCGGCGCGCTATTATGACGTTGCCGAAACCAGTCGGCGGATAGGCTTCATTACGCCCCTCACCGACAATTTCTGCGCCGGCTGCAACCGCATCCGCATATCGGCTACTGGCACCATTTTTGGTTGTCTCGGCCGCGACCAGCGCATCGAACTGCGCGATGCGATGCGTGTTGGTGGCCGGGATGCGATCGACGCGGCGCTGGATGCCGTAATGACCGCCAAGCCACTCCGCCACGAGTTCGACATTGCGCGATCACAGCCGGCTGTCGAACGCCATATGAACGTCACTGGCGGTTGA
- a CDS encoding TetR/AcrR family transcriptional regulator, which translates to MKRVVRDRRRRVAAAVRRPAGAPPGPRKAQLRRVEILEAARRLFVERGYDATTMDDVCVETGLAKGTLYHYFSSKTELRAALRDNFCNMILNRVKSRISLCESDDFFTRIDLLVETAVESYLDTPELRDVIFFSGDTPLRSVAVNDGLVGYISDLLSQGTLEGAWCVDDPHALSTLIYYSIHAIADDALMSGARRPRSAVRVSKLVAITPD; encoded by the coding sequence GTGAAACGGGTCGTTCGGGACCGGCGACGCAGGGTCGCGGCCGCAGTTCGCCGGCCGGCCGGTGCCCCGCCCGGTCCGAGGAAGGCTCAGCTTCGGCGCGTCGAAATTCTGGAAGCGGCGAGGCGATTGTTTGTTGAGCGAGGCTATGACGCGACGACGATGGATGACGTTTGCGTTGAAACTGGCCTCGCTAAGGGCACACTTTACCATTATTTTTCAAGTAAGACCGAATTGCGTGCGGCACTTCGGGACAACTTCTGCAACATGATATTGAACCGTGTCAAAAGCAGGATCAGTCTTTGCGAATCCGACGATTTTTTCACGCGGATCGATCTTCTGGTCGAGACGGCGGTGGAAAGTTATCTGGACACGCCCGAGTTGCGGGATGTGATCTTCTTCAGTGGGGATACGCCGCTCAGATCCGTGGCCGTGAACGACGGGCTTGTGGGCTATATCAGCGATCTGCTTTCACAAGGAACGCTGGAGGGCGCATGGTGTGTGGATGATCCCCACGCGCTATCAACGCTGATCTATTATAGCATCCATGCGATCGCAGACGATGCCTTGATGAGCGGTGCGCGACGCCCTCGAAGCGCGGTGCGTGTCTCGAAACTGGTCGCTATCACGCCGGACTAA
- a CDS encoding aldehyde dehydrogenase family protein: protein MNLSLAEPKLLRAQAFVDGAWIDGEARIDVLNPADSSLVGSVPDLGYREAEGAVDAAYRALTDWRKATGKQRAAILRRWYDLVLVHTDDLARLLTAEQGKPLHEAKAEVVYAASFIEWFAEEAKRVNGDVLAPHAADHRLLVRREPVGVVGAVTPWNFPLVTCSPDCYHSEVESRTFMIDV, encoded by the coding sequence GTGAATCTTAGCCTTGCGGAGCCAAAACTGCTCCGGGCGCAAGCTTTTGTCGATGGCGCATGGATCGACGGCGAAGCGCGAATCGACGTCTTGAATCCGGCAGACAGCTCCTTGGTCGGCTCGGTCCCGGATCTCGGGTATCGCGAGGCCGAAGGTGCCGTCGACGCGGCCTATCGTGCCTTGACCGATTGGCGAAAAGCTACAGGCAAGCAGCGGGCCGCGATTTTGCGGCGCTGGTATGATCTGGTGCTCGTCCATACGGATGATCTGGCGCGCCTTCTGACGGCCGAGCAAGGCAAACCGTTGCACGAGGCCAAGGCCGAGGTGGTGTATGCGGCATCGTTCATCGAATGGTTCGCGGAGGAGGCGAAGCGTGTGAACGGAGATGTCTTAGCACCTCATGCGGCCGACCACCGTCTCCTGGTGCGACGCGAACCCGTGGGTGTGGTAGGCGCTGTAACACCCTGGAATTTTCCGCTCGTGACGTGCTCCCCTGATTGTTACCATTCAGAGGTAGAGTCTCGCACCTTCATGATTGATGTTTGA
- a CDS encoding transposase yields the protein MEKYMGRQRFTPEQIIAKLREVDVIVGRGGTTDEACRQIGIAEQTLYRWRKATAAASYSLIMSVFFAMISSYALRCSTVARA from the coding sequence ATGGAGAAATATATGGGACGTCAGCGATTTACGCCGGAACAGATCATCGCGAAGCTGCGTGAGGTTGATGTGATTGTCGGGCGAGGCGGGACCACCGACGAGGCCTGTCGTCAGATCGGGATTGCCGAACAGACGCTATATAGGTGGCGTAAGGCGACAGCCGCTGCTTCATATTCGTTGATAATGTCGGTCTTCTTCGCCATGATAAGCTCGTACGCACTACGTTGTTCGACTGTCGCACGAGCTTAA
- a CDS encoding Gfo/Idh/MocA family oxidoreductase has translation MANALRLGIIGLGRGFMLTLPALKADSRVALAGAFDLRREARERFADEFGAPAFDTLDALLYSPVIDAVYIATPHELHAEQTIAALRAGKHVLVEKPMATTLADCARIERAAADAGKVLVVGPSHGFDAPVQAAAQLVASGRFGAVRMVTALNFTDFMFRPRRPEELDSARGGGVVYSQAAHQIDVVRRLVGQPVSSVRAVAANWDSSRPSEGAYTALVTFEAGAAASLTYSGYAHYDSDELVGWIAELGYDKDPDRYGEARKRLATLSSQDEIEAKLKRTYGVPAVAADTPAPHHEHFGFIIVSCDRADLKLSPKGLSIYGDTERDFQPIEPPALPRKEVIDEFVGGCLGIRRPIHDGRWGLDTMACCVALLESSRRNTDVAPNQLLDTLSEKP, from the coding sequence ATGGCAAATGCGTTGCGACTAGGAATCATTGGGCTCGGCCGGGGTTTCATGCTCACTCTGCCCGCGCTGAAGGCCGATTCTCGCGTAGCGCTTGCCGGGGCTTTCGACCTGCGCCGCGAAGCTCGGGAACGCTTCGCGGACGAATTCGGCGCGCCGGCGTTCGATACGCTCGACGCGCTCTTGTATTCGCCGGTTATCGATGCGGTTTATATAGCCACCCCGCATGAGTTGCATGCCGAGCAGACCATCGCCGCTCTGCGGGCTGGAAAGCATGTGCTGGTCGAAAAGCCGATGGCGACAACGCTTGCAGATTGCGCGCGTATAGAGCGCGCCGCCGCCGATGCCGGCAAGGTGCTCGTGGTCGGACCCAGCCACGGCTTCGATGCACCCGTACAGGCTGCCGCGCAATTGGTTGCCTCAGGCAGGTTCGGTGCCGTGCGGATGGTCACGGCGCTCAACTTCACCGATTTCATGTTCCGGCCCAGGCGTCCGGAAGAACTGGATAGCGCCCGTGGCGGCGGCGTCGTCTACAGCCAAGCGGCGCACCAGATCGATGTCGTGCGCCGCCTTGTCGGGCAGCCCGTTTCATCTGTTCGCGCCGTCGCCGCCAACTGGGATAGCAGCCGCCCGAGCGAAGGCGCCTATACGGCGCTGGTGACATTTGAAGCCGGTGCTGCAGCGTCGCTGACCTATAGCGGATATGCGCATTATGACAGCGACGAACTGGTGGGGTGGATAGCGGAGCTTGGCTATGACAAGGACCCGGATCGCTACGGCGAGGCGCGTAAGAGGCTTGCGACGCTATCATCGCAGGATGAAATCGAAGCCAAACTGAAGCGCACATACGGCGTCCCGGCTGTCGCTGCCGACACGCCAGCGCCGCATCATGAGCATTTCGGTTTCATCATCGTCAGCTGCGACCGCGCGGACCTGAAACTGTCGCCCAAGGGGCTCTCAATTTATGGGGACACCGAACGCGATTTCCAGCCGATCGAGCCCCCTGCCCTGCCGCGCAAGGAAGTCATCGACGAGTTTGTCGGCGGTTGCCTAGGCATTCGCCGCCCGATCCATGACGGGCGCTGGGGACTTGATACCATGGCCTGTTGCGTCGCGCTCCTCGAATCGAGCCGACGCAATACGGACGTAGCGCCCAACCAACTTCTCGACACTCTATCGGAGAAACCGTGA
- a CDS encoding aldo/keto reductase: protein MTATLPKRALGPFSVSAIGLGCMNLSHGYQPRPEAEAAERLLLHALDRGVTFFDTAALYGFGANETLIGRALGHRRKDFVLASKCALGEINGKRGLDGSAAAITQTLDEALIRLRTDVIDLYYLHRLDPKVPMEESVGALSRAVEAGKIRTIGLSEVSAETIRAVHAIHPVTAVQTEYSPWTRNVELAVLDCCEELGIGFIAFSPLARGLLAGSVGTAGFQQGDLRAAMPRFQEPHLTRNLGLYDQMAGLARAADCTPAQLCLAWLLSKRDFVVPIPGTTNIDHLDEILDTLSLTISEVVFDQVDALFAFGAVSGPRYSKEAQSQIGTEIWEGEPLAS, encoded by the coding sequence ATGACCGCGACCCTTCCAAAGCGCGCTTTAGGCCCGTTTTCCGTGTCAGCAATTGGTCTTGGCTGCATGAACCTTTCGCATGGGTATCAGCCGCGTCCCGAGGCTGAAGCAGCTGAACGGCTACTGTTACATGCGTTGGATAGAGGCGTCACGTTCTTCGATACGGCTGCTCTCTACGGGTTCGGAGCAAATGAGACGCTGATCGGGCGTGCCTTGGGACATCGCCGCAAGGATTTCGTCCTTGCCAGCAAATGCGCGCTTGGCGAGATCAATGGAAAACGCGGTCTCGACGGTTCGGCGGCGGCGATCACGCAGACATTGGATGAAGCATTGATACGATTGAGGACCGATGTCATCGACCTCTACTATCTTCACCGCCTCGATCCGAAGGTACCGATGGAAGAGTCGGTCGGCGCCCTGTCGCGGGCAGTGGAGGCAGGAAAAATTCGCACGATCGGTTTGTCGGAAGTATCGGCAGAAACGATCCGCGCGGTACATGCGATCCATCCGGTGACAGCTGTCCAGACCGAATATTCGCCCTGGACGCGCAATGTGGAACTTGCCGTACTCGATTGCTGCGAGGAGCTCGGGATTGGCTTTATCGCCTTCTCGCCTCTGGCTCGCGGCTTGTTGGCGGGAAGTGTGGGTACGGCAGGTTTCCAGCAAGGCGACCTGAGAGCCGCGATGCCGCGGTTCCAGGAACCTCATTTGACGCGGAACCTCGGGCTTTATGATCAGATGGCTGGGTTGGCCCGGGCTGCAGATTGCACTCCGGCGCAGCTCTGCCTCGCCTGGCTGCTTTCAAAGCGCGACTTCGTCGTTCCGATCCCCGGGACCACGAACATTGATCATCTCGATGAAATTCTGGATACCCTGTCGTTGACCATCTCCGAGGTCGTGTTTGACCAAGTGGACGCCCTTTTCGCTTTTGGCGCCGTTTCGGGACCTCGTTATTCAAAGGAAGCCCAATCGCAAATTGGTACCGAGATTTGGGAGGGTGAGCCGCTTGCCAGCTAG